In Natranaerobius trueperi, the sequence AGGACCTATATTAGCATGTGTAAATCCATCAGGAAGTAATCTATCGATTGTTATTAGAAAAAGTTTCAACTTCTTATATAAGGTATCATCATCATATTTTTCACTAAAAGACTCTAGTAATCTATCGAGGTTTCCTAAATAAACTGGATAACCAGTTATTGAGGGTACATGGGTGTACAATATAGTTAAAAAATTAATTGCTTCATCTAAATCTTTTGGAGGATCTAGTTCTAAAAATTTAGAACCTTGTTTAATAGCTTTATCATAATCGGGAAGTATATAACGTGGTCTATATGGGGCATGTCCTTCAAACAAATCACAAATAATACCGTTTTCTTTTGCAAAAGCCGCTTCTTTACTTATTGGGACATAGTTTAATAAACTTTCTGCATACGTTGCTAGTTGATGTTTACGTTGATGAAACGTTAATTGAGGATTAGTTATTATCTCTTCAATTTCGGTCTTTATTTCTTCGTTAACCATTTTCACTTCAACTCCCCTCATATTTATCGTTGATTTAAATTTTAACATAATGTAATAACTAATACTATTACGACTATTTAGAGTAGATAATTATTTATTTGTAATGTATAATTTAAACAAAATATTATTAGGAGTATTGGAAAAGAGCACCCCTTGGTTTTATAATTAATCCTTCTGCAGGGCGAAAAAGAGCTAAAATAATTTGGGAAGATGTAAAAAATATCTTGACTCAAATAAATAAACTATAAATTTAAATTTACTCAAAAACCCAAAGATGCTGGAAACCTAGTGTCATCACTCATCAAAGAGGGTTGTTGTAAAATAATAATTATAGGTGGAGATGTGACTCTTCATGAAGCAATTAATGGACAAAATATAGATTTTAGAAAGGTAACACTTGGGATAATACCTACAGGCACGATGACTTTATAAAAACTTTAAAGCTACCAAAAGATCCTATATTTGCATGCAAAATACCCTCAAAGGACATATCATTCATCTAGATTTAGGTCTTTTAATATTCAAACTTACTTTATTAACACCGCTGGGATTGGTTTTGATGCAGAAATTGCAAAAAAGGTCAACAAAAGCTATAAATGGATAAGTGGATAAGTGGAACTACTACTTACATTTCAGCTATATTGAAAACACTGTTAACTTATCGAAGCCAAAATATTTCAATTACTTTTGAAAATACCACAAAAAGGACTATAAATAACTTTTTATTAGCTGTTGGTAATGCCAAATTTGTTGGAGGAGGAATGAAACTAATACCTTCTGCTAGTCCTATGATGGATCTTTTTACTTATTAATTGCACAAGATATCTCTAAGTTAAAAATTTTAAAAGTCTTACCTAACTTATTTAAAGGATGTCATACTAATCTTAGGGAAGTCTCTGTGATAAAAACTAAAGAACATTATATTGACTCAAAAGAGGAAAACATAACTTTGCACGCTGATGGTGAGATAATAGGTACTTTGCCTGCTAACCTTAACATTCTTTCATGAAAATTAAGGTTTCTATCTTCATAAAAACAGCTCGGCACATAACCGAGCTGTTTTCTAAAATATCATTATCTACAATTATCTGTCTATCTTGGTTTGGATCTTCTTCAAAAAATCCCAATATAACCATTGAAGTAAGTACTATTAAAATTAAAGTTATTACCATTAACCATATTAGGTGGTTATCACGCATATCTATTCCTCCTTAAAAAATGCCTCATTTTCATTATTCCCAACCATGCATAAATATTGCACAAATAAAAATATTCTAGTACACTTCAAAATTAAAGAAACTCAAATAAGAAAGGAGGGTTTATCTTGAAAGTAACATGAAAACAAGTAACAAAACATTTGAATTATCTGGAAGTAAAAAAGTTTCTGAAATACTCAAGGAATTAGACTTAAACTCAGAATCTGTACTTGTAGTTAAAGATGGTGAACTTCTTACTCGCGATCGATTAGTAAAGGATGAAGAAATTATAGAGATTATTTCAGTAGTTTCTGGTGGCTAATCTAGAGGAGGTGATAGTATGAAATGCTCTTAGTGTTCATCACAAGCTGTTTTGCGAATCAAAAGACATAAATCCACTTTTTGTAGTAAACATTTAATTGAACATCTTCAAAATCAGGTAGAAAAAACAATCCAGAAATTCAAGATGTTTAATAAAAAGGATAAAGTTTTAGTAGCAATTTATGGAGGAAAAGACAGCCCTGCATTGTAGGATATTTTAATAACAAGAAGTTATAACGTGGACGGGCTATATATCGATTTAGGAGTAGATAAATATTCAAAAACATCTTTAGATAAAATTGACAAGTTAAATAATAAATTGCAAAGTAATTTATATGTAGTCTCTCTACCACAAATTTATAATACTGGAGTTAAAGATTTAGCAAAAAATAACCCTCGCTCAGCTTGTTCAGCATGTGGACTTATAAAAAGATATATCATGAATGTAATGACAAAGTACGGTAATTATAAAGTGATTGCTACTGGCCACAATTTAGATAATGAAACCTCAACCCTATTAGGTAACACCCTACACTGACAAACAAGTTATCTCAAAAGACAGTCACCTAATATGCCTAATATTAGCGGATTAGCAAAAAAGGTTAAACCCTTAATTAGACTAACAGAAACGTGATACCGCAGCCTATTGTTTAACAAAAAATATAGAATATATCTTTGAAGAATGTCCCATGTCTCAAGGTGCAAGTACGTTTAAATATAAAAAAGTTATGAATAGCTTAGAAGAAAAGTCACCTGGAACTAAAAATCAATTTTATTTAGGGTTCTTACGGGAAGAAAAAAAGTTTTTTGGTACAGATAATAGTACTGTCAGTCTATCTATGTGTCAAAAATAATGTAAAGAACCAACAGGGAATAATATAAAAGAATGTAGTTTTTGTAAACAAATGAAAGCTAAAAACCTCGATGTAACAAAAGTACACAAATAATTAGAAGCTTTTTTTCATAGCTTATTTGTAAAAACTTCTATAGGAGGGATACATATGACTTCTAGAGAAAGAAGGGCTAAAGTAGCTAAAGATACTTTAGAAATTATTGATCAAGGTGGCTACTACAATAACAATAATTCATGGGTTGATATTAAAGAGTTCATTCAAAGAAGTATTGCAAATACTGAACTATTTAGCCCTCATAAATTACAATCTATAGAAAAAAAGATTATAGAACAGAATTTAATACATAAAGAAGATGATTTTTACCCAATCGAAGTAACTACTGAAGATACCTTAGCAGCTGCAAATCGATTATATGTAAATGGTTATAACCCAGTTTGTCTTAATTTTGCTTCTGCTATTAATCCAGGTGGAGGTTTTTTAAATGGAAACAGTGCTCAAGAAGAAAGTCTTTGTAGAGTTTCTAGTCTATATAGTAGTATCAATAGTAAAAAAGAATTTTATGTAGCAAATAAAGCTTTTTCTTCTGCACTATATACCGATTATATGATTTATTCCCCAGAAGTACCTGTATTTCGAGATATAAATGATACTCTTCTTGATAAACCTTTTTACACTTCTTTCATAACAGCTCCAGCGGTTAATGCTAAAATAGTAACAACTCAAGAACCTGAAAATATCAATTTGATTGAAATTATTATGAGAAGTCGAATTAGCAAAATTATTAGTTTAGCTTCTTTTCTTGGCCATGATTCTATTGTTCTTGGAGCATTTGGTTGTGGTGTTTTTGAAAATGATGTTAATGATGTAGCAAGATACTTCGAAGAGAATCTAAAGAATAAGGCAATTTTATTCAACAAAATTGTGTTTGCTATTTTAGGAGATTCAAACAATCCAACTTATAAGATTTTTAAAAAAACTCTATTAAACAGTTGACTAACACCATTAAACTTGAATTTAAGAATAAAATATATTATTATCATGTAATATATTTTATAGAAGATAATCTAGGTAGGTGATAATTTGTCTGAAATATACGCTCTATATGGAAAGAGTGGTACTGGTAAAAGCCACCGAGCTATTAGCATCGCTTATAAATATAATATTCCACTAATTATCGATGATGGATTACTTATATATAAAGGAAAGAGAATCGATGGATCTGTTTCAGGAAAACAAGAAAAAAATAAAATAAAAGCAGTAAAACGTGCTATTTTTGACAATAAAGATTACGCAAAACAAATGAAAGAAAAAATTAATAAAACCAATCCAGATAAAATTTTAATTATCGGAACTTCAAAAAATATGATTAATAAAATAGTAAAACATCTAGAACTAAACTCTCCTGGTCACTGGATAGACATTAATACAATAACTACTACTCAAGAACGAATAAGAGCAAAAAATCATCGAAGTAGAGGACGGCATGTTGTCCCCCTTTCTCCCGTTGAAGTCAGAAAGAATTTTAGGGTACCTTTACTAGACCAGTTAAAATTAATGATTACTAGCAAAGGGTCTACTAAATATTTAGGTGAACAATCTGTTGTTAAACCAGAGTTTCATTCATTGGGTGGTGTTTTTATAAAGGAAAAAGCACTACAAGATATGACATTTTTTACACTTCAACAACAAATTAACTTAAATAATATTAAGAATATCAAAATCACTTCAACAGAATCTAACACACTTATAGAGGTACAAGTTTCTTTAAACTTAGATGTACCTTTCCATGTTTTAGGTGATAAGCTAAAAAACGTACTAAAACATACATTAACAAATTTAACTGGGTTAGATAACCTTCAAGTTAAAATGATTATATCAGAAGTAGACTTTTCAAAAGAAAAGCCACAAATAAGTAGTTCAGGAATTTAACCCTGAACTACTTATTTATAGAAATCTAAGATAGCTTCTAAAACCCCTCACCCATAGATTTTGTCTTGTCTAAGTTTGGCTTATACTTTTCTTCTATGTTATAAATCCTTTAACGACAATTTTTAACAAAAAACCTGAAAATTAGCTGTTTGGCTCTCTGTTTCTTTTTAAATAAATTAACATTTTCTAACCAGTAAGCTCCGTCACGACCACTTTTGTATCTGAATTCGTAAATGCTACTCCGGTAATAATGCCTAATTAAATTCTACCCCAAGAGAATTTTCTCATAAGCATCTGCTAGGCGCTAGCTTATTCGTTTGTTAGGATCACAGTTTCTGTTCTCTCACTTCGAGATCTTCAGCTCGACTACATCTTGCACAAGGCCGCTGGTTAAGTATTTTCAGATTAAAGAAATAACCCAACGATGTCTGAAAAAATTTCATCAACATTAGGGAAGTTTTGCTTTATTAGCAAATTCTTCTCTATCGTCAAACTGTCACCTGAAAGTCTAAAGATTGACATAGGTTGGCAATTTCCCGGGAAATATGGCCATTATTCGAGAGGAAATTTGTCATTAGCTCAATAAATACACTACTTGTCACCATACATAAAATTCCAAAACTGGTTCTTCATTTCCTATGACCTTTACATCTTTATCAATAAATTTCTCTATAAGCTTCCACCAATTTTTTTAAAACGGTCTGATATACATCAGTGAAGTTAAAATAGTGACATAATACTTATAAATTAAGATTCAATAAAAATCATGAATTGCAATATTAAATTGAACTAGTACCAACTTTAATATAAAAATCATTCAAGTAAGACCTCACACTGTTCAATAAAAGCTTCACCTGGCGTTAGATAATCAAAGATCCGTCTGGACAAGGTATTGCACCAAGTTTGAACTTTAGCAATGGCTTCTCACGAATAATCAAGTAGGCATTTTACCCTTTGGGATAAACCGTCTAATAAGGCCATTATGGCGTTCATTAGTACCTCGCTCTCCAGAAGCATAAGGATGAGCAAAGTAAACCTTGGTTTCGCTAGTTTTTTCTAACGACGCAAGTTCTGCAAATTCTAAAAGAAAAGTCAGAGTTCCAAAATAGATCTGTAGCATAAGCAATAAACTCTTCACATTGTAGAAATTTAAATTTAGGTCCACAGTTTTTACGATTCTGTTCATATATTCTTTTAGCTGTATCTGGATAATAAATTTTGCATAGTTTAAGGGCTTTGATTTGGGTTACTGTACCTCTTTTTAGTTCATTACGAATTAAATTTGATGCTCTATTTAAAGTTTAGCAATAGCGTATGGGCTGTAGCCTTGCTTATGTAGTAACTCAATTTTTCCTCGCTCGAAATCATTTAGATGTTTATTCTTGCGGGAAGTTGGTGTATCATTAAAGTAATCCATAGTGTGCATCCTTCCTGTAATTAGTTATTTTGCGGTGATTTAATTATATTACAGTTGGGTCTACTATGGAGTTTTCATTTAGTTCAATTTCATTTTACAATTAAGCATTCAATAAAAATTTAAATCGCCAATAATTTTATCTTGAAGGAAATTGGTTAATAAAGAAAGAAGATATAATCTTAGATATAAATTAAGGAGGAATTTCATGGATAATATATCAGTTCTTCAACTAGGTGAAAATTTAATAAAAATTGCTATTATTATAGTTGTTGCCCTAACTATTTATAAAGTAGGTCTTCATATCATTAAAAGAATAATGAAAATTGAAGAATCAAGGTATGTTTCAGAAGAAACAGGTAAAATACTTTTTTTGGGCTTGAGAACCATTTTAAAGTATGGCCTTTTCTTTGGAGTTATATTGGTATCACTCGAAATTTTTAAAGTAGAGGTAATTGGTCCTGCAGAAGTTAGAGCTTTAGGTGTCATTATTTTAA encodes:
- a CDS encoding diacylglycerol kinase family protein, which codes for MNYKFKFTQKPKDAGNLVSSLIKEGCCKIIIIGGDVTLHEAINGQNIDFRKVTLGIIPTGTMTL
- a CDS encoding MoaD/ThiS family protein, translated to MKTSNKTFELSGSKKVSEILKELDLNSESVLVVKDGELLTRDRLVKDEEIIEIISVVSGG
- a CDS encoding TIGR02452 family protein, which translates into the protein MTSRERRAKVAKDTLEIIDQGGYYNNNNSWVDIKEFIQRSIANTELFSPHKLQSIEKKIIEQNLIHKEDDFYPIEVTTEDTLAAANRLYVNGYNPVCLNFASAINPGGGFLNGNSAQEESLCRVSSLYSSINSKKEFYVANKAFSSALYTDYMIYSPEVPVFRDINDTLLDKPFYTSFITAPAVNAKIVTTQEPENINLIEIIMRSRISKIISLASFLGHDSIVLGAFGCGVFENDVNDVARYFEENLKNKAILFNKIVFAILGDSNNPTYKIFKKTLLNS
- a CDS encoding isopentenyl transferase family protein, translated to MSEIYALYGKSGTGKSHRAISIAYKYNIPLIIDDGLLIYKGKRIDGSVSGKQEKNKIKAVKRAIFDNKDYAKQMKEKINKTNPDKILIIGTSKNMINKIVKHLELNSPGHWIDINTITTTQERIRAKNHRSRGRHVVPLSPVEVRKNFRVPLLDQLKLMITSKGSTKYLGEQSVVKPEFHSLGGVFIKEKALQDMTFFTLQQQINLNNIKNIKITSTESNTLIEVQVSLNLDVPFHVLGDKLKNVLKHTLTNLTGLDNLQVKMIISEVDFSKEKPQISSSGI
- a CDS encoding helix-turn-helix domain-containing protein, with protein sequence MDYFNDTPTSRKNKHLNDFERGKIELLHKQGYSPYAIAKL